One Manihot esculenta cultivar AM560-2 chromosome 6, M.esculenta_v8, whole genome shotgun sequence DNA segment encodes these proteins:
- the LOC110616567 gene encoding protein PAT1 homolog isoform X2: MEGIGSGDGIQEAPKVGDPNKFGDSSTGAVFDASQYAFFGKDLMEEVELGGLEDEEEDLRLVEFEEEEFLFGRQEGEVVRSLSDVNDLASTFSKLNKVVNGPRSGGVIGDRGSRESSSAAEWAHGEDFSNYFDQQQLLDPEGIQDGKRWSSQPYASVHGLDSKPLYRTSSYPEQQHHHQHFSSEPILVPKSSYTSYPPPGGQSPQASPNHSHPSIPYLGGGPQMAISLPNLSPFSSPQLQVTGLHHGSLQLSGNLSQFSPSPSANSRLPNQWVNRMGLYPGDHPNRLNNFQQQLSHQNGLMPPQLMSQLQLQQYRLHHPIQPSLSHLSGMQSQQFSHHISPSPPMMSKFEAGLGLGDIRDQRPHQNLPYSQQGFDTNGRKFESVWSQFRSKYMTSDEIENILRMQLAATHSNDPYVDDYYYQACLSKKSAGAKLKHHFCPTLLRDLPPRARPNSEPHAFLQVDALGRTPFSSIRRPRPLLEVDPPNSSISSGTDQKVSEKPLEQEPMLAARVTIEDGLCLLLDVDDIDRFLDFNQLQDGGVQLKRRRQALLEGLAASLQLVDPLGKNGHTVGLALKDDFVFMRLASLPKGRKLLARYLQLLSPGGDLMRIVCMAIFRHLRFLFGGLPSDLGAADATNNLARVVSLCACRMDIGSLSACLAAVVCSSEQPPLRPLGSSGGNGASLILMSVLERATALLNELQDASNYNVTNRALWKASFDEFFGLLIKYCINKYDSIMQSSLQDPAEAIKKELPMELLRASVPHTNDYQKKMLYDLSQRSLVGQNGGTGGRVNSESVLS; the protein is encoded by the exons ATGGAAGGGATTGGAAGTGGGGATGGTATTCAAGAGGCTCCCAAAGTTGGCGATCCTAATAAATTCGGGGACAGCTCCACAG GTGCTGTATTTGATGCATCTCAATATGCATTCTTTGGTAAAGATCTTATGGAGGAAGTTGAGTTGGGGGGATTGGAGGATGAAGAAGAAGACTTGCGTTTGGTTGAGTTTGAGGAGGAAGAATTTCTCTTTGGTAGACAAGAG GGTGAGGTTGTAAGATCTCTTTCTGATGTTAATGATCTTGCTAGTACATTTTCAAAG tTGAACAAGGTTGTCAATGGACCAAGAAGTGGAGGAGTAATTGGTGATAGGGGATCCAGAGAAA GTTCATCTGCTGCTGAATGGGCACATGGGGAGGATTTTTCTAACTATTTTGATCAGCAGCAGCTGCTAGACCCTGAAGGCATTCAGGACGGAAAAAGATGGTCTTCACAGCCATATGCTTCTGTTCATGGTTTGGACTCAAAGCCTTTGTACAGAACTTCTTCATATCCTGAGCAGCAACACCACCATCAACACTTCTCCAGTGAACCAATTCTTGTACCCAAGTCTTCTTATACTTCTTATCCTCCCCCTGGTGGACAATCTCCCCAGGCTTCGCCAAATCATAGTCATCCAAGTATTCCATATCTTGGTGGTGGTCCCCAAATGGCAATTTCTTTACCAAACCTCTCTCCTTTTTCTAGTCCTCAGCTACAGGTGACGGGCTTACATCATGGGTCTCTGCAATTGTCTGGAAATTTATCACAGTTTTCGCCTAGTCCGTCTGCAAACAGCCGGTTACCTAATCAATGGGTTAACCGTATGGGTTTATATCCTGGAGATCATCCCAATCGTTTGAACAATTTTCAGCAACAACTATCTCATCAAAATGGTTTAATGCCTCCACAGTTGATGTCACAACTTCAGCTGCAGCAGTATAGACTGCACCATCCAATTCAGCCATCATTAAGCCATCTATCAGGCATGCAGTCTCAACAATTTAGTCATCATATTTCTCCATCCCCGCCCATGATGAGCAAGTTTGAAGCAGGGCTTGGTTTGGGTGACATTAGAGATCAAAGACCACATCAGAATCTACCTTATTCTCAGCAAGGATTTGATACCAATGGCCGGAAATTCGAAAGTGTCTGGTCGCAATTCAGATCCAAGTACATGACATCTGATGAAATTGAGAATATTCTCAGAATGCAGCTTGCTGCAACACACAGTAATGACCCATATGTGGATGATTATTATTACCAGGCTTGTCTTTCAAAAAAGTCAGCTGGGGCAAAACTCAAACATCATTTCTGCCCAACTCTTTTGAGGGATCTTCCCCCTAGAGCACGTCCCAACTCAGAGCCTCATGCTTTTCTCCAAGTTGATGCGCTTGGGAGGACGCCCTTTTCTTCAATTCGTAGACCTCGTCCACTTCTTGAGGTCGACCCTCCAAACTCATCTATTAGTTCTGGGACTGATCAGAAAGTTTCTGAGAAACCCCTAGAACAGGAGCCAATGCTTGCAGCTAGAGTGACAATTGAAGATGGTCTTTGCCTCCTCCTTGATGTAGATGATATTGACCGTTTTCTAGATTTCAATCAGCTTCAAGATGGGGGAGTCCAATTGAAACGTAGGAGGCAGGCATTGTTGGAAGGGCTTGCAGCATCACTGCAGTTGGTGGATCCACTTGGAAAGAATGGACATACAGTGGGACTTGCTCTGAAGGATGATTTTGTGTTCATGCGATTAGCATCTCTTCCCAAGGGTCGGAAACTGCTTGCCAGGTACCTTCAGCTTCTTTCTCCTGGTGGTGATCTCATGCGAATTGTCTGCATGGCTATTTTTCGTCATCTGAGGTTTCTGTTTGGAGGTCTCCCCTCTGATCTTGGGGCAGCAGACGCCACAAATAACCTTGCAAGAGTTGTATCATTATGTGCCTGCCGCATGGATATTGGTTCCCTTAGTGCTTGTCTTGCAGCTGTTGTTTGTTCCTCAGAGCAGCCCCCACTTCGCCCCCTTGGAAGCTCTGGTGGAAATGGGGCTTCTCTTATTCTAATGTCTGTTCTTGAGAGGGCAACTGCATTACTGAATGAACTTCAAGATGCTAGCAACTATAATGTGACAAATCGGGCACTTTGGAAGGCCTCATTTGATGAGTTTTTTGGACTTCTTATAAAGTATTGCATAAATAAATATGATAGTATTATGCAGTCTTCTCTACAAGATCCTGCTGAAGCTATTAAGAAGGAACTACCCATGGAGCTCCTTCGTGCCAGTGTTCCCCACACAAATGATTACCAGAAAAAAATGTTATATGATCTTTCCCAGCGTTCCTTGGTTGGTCAAAATGGTGGCACTGGTGGTCGCGTGAATTCTGAATCAGTGTTAAGTTGA
- the LOC110616567 gene encoding protein PAT1 homolog isoform X1: protein MEGIGSGDGIQEAPKVGDPNKFGDSSTEGAVFDASQYAFFGKDLMEEVELGGLEDEEEDLRLVEFEEEEFLFGRQEGEVVRSLSDVNDLASTFSKLNKVVNGPRSGGVIGDRGSRESSSAAEWAHGEDFSNYFDQQQLLDPEGIQDGKRWSSQPYASVHGLDSKPLYRTSSYPEQQHHHQHFSSEPILVPKSSYTSYPPPGGQSPQASPNHSHPSIPYLGGGPQMAISLPNLSPFSSPQLQVTGLHHGSLQLSGNLSQFSPSPSANSRLPNQWVNRMGLYPGDHPNRLNNFQQQLSHQNGLMPPQLMSQLQLQQYRLHHPIQPSLSHLSGMQSQQFSHHISPSPPMMSKFEAGLGLGDIRDQRPHQNLPYSQQGFDTNGRKFESVWSQFRSKYMTSDEIENILRMQLAATHSNDPYVDDYYYQACLSKKSAGAKLKHHFCPTLLRDLPPRARPNSEPHAFLQVDALGRTPFSSIRRPRPLLEVDPPNSSISSGTDQKVSEKPLEQEPMLAARVTIEDGLCLLLDVDDIDRFLDFNQLQDGGVQLKRRRQALLEGLAASLQLVDPLGKNGHTVGLALKDDFVFMRLASLPKGRKLLARYLQLLSPGGDLMRIVCMAIFRHLRFLFGGLPSDLGAADATNNLARVVSLCACRMDIGSLSACLAAVVCSSEQPPLRPLGSSGGNGASLILMSVLERATALLNELQDASNYNVTNRALWKASFDEFFGLLIKYCINKYDSIMQSSLQDPAEAIKKELPMELLRASVPHTNDYQKKMLYDLSQRSLVGQNGGTGGRVNSESVLS from the exons ATGGAAGGGATTGGAAGTGGGGATGGTATTCAAGAGGCTCCCAAAGTTGGCGATCCTAATAAATTCGGGGACAGCTCCACAG AAGGTGCTGTATTTGATGCATCTCAATATGCATTCTTTGGTAAAGATCTTATGGAGGAAGTTGAGTTGGGGGGATTGGAGGATGAAGAAGAAGACTTGCGTTTGGTTGAGTTTGAGGAGGAAGAATTTCTCTTTGGTAGACAAGAG GGTGAGGTTGTAAGATCTCTTTCTGATGTTAATGATCTTGCTAGTACATTTTCAAAG tTGAACAAGGTTGTCAATGGACCAAGAAGTGGAGGAGTAATTGGTGATAGGGGATCCAGAGAAA GTTCATCTGCTGCTGAATGGGCACATGGGGAGGATTTTTCTAACTATTTTGATCAGCAGCAGCTGCTAGACCCTGAAGGCATTCAGGACGGAAAAAGATGGTCTTCACAGCCATATGCTTCTGTTCATGGTTTGGACTCAAAGCCTTTGTACAGAACTTCTTCATATCCTGAGCAGCAACACCACCATCAACACTTCTCCAGTGAACCAATTCTTGTACCCAAGTCTTCTTATACTTCTTATCCTCCCCCTGGTGGACAATCTCCCCAGGCTTCGCCAAATCATAGTCATCCAAGTATTCCATATCTTGGTGGTGGTCCCCAAATGGCAATTTCTTTACCAAACCTCTCTCCTTTTTCTAGTCCTCAGCTACAGGTGACGGGCTTACATCATGGGTCTCTGCAATTGTCTGGAAATTTATCACAGTTTTCGCCTAGTCCGTCTGCAAACAGCCGGTTACCTAATCAATGGGTTAACCGTATGGGTTTATATCCTGGAGATCATCCCAATCGTTTGAACAATTTTCAGCAACAACTATCTCATCAAAATGGTTTAATGCCTCCACAGTTGATGTCACAACTTCAGCTGCAGCAGTATAGACTGCACCATCCAATTCAGCCATCATTAAGCCATCTATCAGGCATGCAGTCTCAACAATTTAGTCATCATATTTCTCCATCCCCGCCCATGATGAGCAAGTTTGAAGCAGGGCTTGGTTTGGGTGACATTAGAGATCAAAGACCACATCAGAATCTACCTTATTCTCAGCAAGGATTTGATACCAATGGCCGGAAATTCGAAAGTGTCTGGTCGCAATTCAGATCCAAGTACATGACATCTGATGAAATTGAGAATATTCTCAGAATGCAGCTTGCTGCAACACACAGTAATGACCCATATGTGGATGATTATTATTACCAGGCTTGTCTTTCAAAAAAGTCAGCTGGGGCAAAACTCAAACATCATTTCTGCCCAACTCTTTTGAGGGATCTTCCCCCTAGAGCACGTCCCAACTCAGAGCCTCATGCTTTTCTCCAAGTTGATGCGCTTGGGAGGACGCCCTTTTCTTCAATTCGTAGACCTCGTCCACTTCTTGAGGTCGACCCTCCAAACTCATCTATTAGTTCTGGGACTGATCAGAAAGTTTCTGAGAAACCCCTAGAACAGGAGCCAATGCTTGCAGCTAGAGTGACAATTGAAGATGGTCTTTGCCTCCTCCTTGATGTAGATGATATTGACCGTTTTCTAGATTTCAATCAGCTTCAAGATGGGGGAGTCCAATTGAAACGTAGGAGGCAGGCATTGTTGGAAGGGCTTGCAGCATCACTGCAGTTGGTGGATCCACTTGGAAAGAATGGACATACAGTGGGACTTGCTCTGAAGGATGATTTTGTGTTCATGCGATTAGCATCTCTTCCCAAGGGTCGGAAACTGCTTGCCAGGTACCTTCAGCTTCTTTCTCCTGGTGGTGATCTCATGCGAATTGTCTGCATGGCTATTTTTCGTCATCTGAGGTTTCTGTTTGGAGGTCTCCCCTCTGATCTTGGGGCAGCAGACGCCACAAATAACCTTGCAAGAGTTGTATCATTATGTGCCTGCCGCATGGATATTGGTTCCCTTAGTGCTTGTCTTGCAGCTGTTGTTTGTTCCTCAGAGCAGCCCCCACTTCGCCCCCTTGGAAGCTCTGGTGGAAATGGGGCTTCTCTTATTCTAATGTCTGTTCTTGAGAGGGCAACTGCATTACTGAATGAACTTCAAGATGCTAGCAACTATAATGTGACAAATCGGGCACTTTGGAAGGCCTCATTTGATGAGTTTTTTGGACTTCTTATAAAGTATTGCATAAATAAATATGATAGTATTATGCAGTCTTCTCTACAAGATCCTGCTGAAGCTATTAAGAAGGAACTACCCATGGAGCTCCTTCGTGCCAGTGTTCCCCACACAAATGATTACCAGAAAAAAATGTTATATGATCTTTCCCAGCGTTCCTTGGTTGGTCAAAATGGTGGCACTGGTGGTCGCGTGAATTCTGAATCAGTGTTAAGTTGA